A DNA window from Roseovarius sp. Pro17 contains the following coding sequences:
- a CDS encoding pyridoxal phosphate-dependent aminotransferase, with product MSNARTTPLIQSLPATVPFVGPEVQERLRGAQYTARLGANENVFGPSPHAITAMQKAASEIWQYGDSSSYDLRCTLAAQHNATPENIVIGEGIDGLLGYLVRMMIAPGDAVVTSDGAYPTFNYHVTGYGGTLHKVAYRADQEDLPALMARAAQVDAKLVYFANPDNPMGTWAKGADVAAALDSLPEGCLLVLDEAYVEFAPHGTAAPVDVNDPRVIRMRTFSKAYGMAGARVGYAMGATSLIAEFERIRNHFGMNRAAQAGALAAIQDTDWLTHIRREVATARDQITRIAADNGLTAVPSATNFVAVDCGKGGDFARAVLAGLIARDIFVRMPFVAPQDRCIRVSCGRPEDLEKLAAALPGALQDARG from the coding sequence ATGTCCAACGCACGCACCACACCGCTGATTCAGTCGCTGCCCGCCACCGTCCCCTTTGTGGGCCCGGAGGTGCAGGAGAGGTTGCGCGGCGCGCAATACACCGCTCGCCTTGGCGCAAACGAGAATGTCTTTGGCCCCTCACCGCACGCCATCACCGCAATGCAAAAGGCGGCAAGCGAGATCTGGCAATATGGCGACTCGTCCAGTTACGATCTGCGCTGCACGCTGGCAGCGCAACACAATGCCACGCCCGAAAACATCGTCATCGGCGAGGGGATCGACGGTCTCTTGGGGTATCTGGTGCGTATGATGATCGCGCCGGGCGATGCGGTGGTCACGTCTGATGGCGCCTATCCGACGTTCAACTACCATGTCACCGGCTATGGCGGCACGCTGCACAAGGTGGCGTATCGCGCCGATCAAGAAGACCTGCCCGCGCTGATGGCACGCGCGGCGCAGGTGGATGCCAAGCTGGTCTATTTCGCAAATCCCGACAATCCAATGGGCACTTGGGCCAAGGGCGCGGATGTAGCCGCTGCGCTGGACAGCCTGCCCGAGGGCTGCCTGCTGGTCCTCGACGAGGCCTATGTCGAATTCGCGCCCCATGGCACCGCCGCGCCGGTTGATGTCAACGATCCTCGCGTGATCCGGATGCGCACCTTTTCCAAGGCTTATGGCATGGCGGGCGCGCGTGTGGGCTATGCGATGGGCGCCACGTCGCTGATCGCCGAGTTCGAAAGAATCCGCAATCATTTCGGCATGAACCGCGCCGCGCAGGCGGGCGCGTTGGCGGCCATTCAGGACACCGATTGGTTGACCCATATCCGGCGCGAGGTCGCGACGGCGCGGGATCAGATCACGCGCATCGCCGCCGATAACGGCCTGACGGCCGTGCCTTCGGCCACCAATTTCGTCGCCGTGGATTGCGGCAAAGGCGGCGATTTCGCGCGCGCCGTTCTGGCCGGGCTGATCGCGCGGGATATCTTTGTGCGGATGCCGTTCGTCGCGCCGCAGGATCGCTGCATCCGCGTCAGTTGCGGGCGCCCCGAAGATCTGGAAAAACTCGCCGCAGCCCTGCCCGGCGCATTGCAGGACGCGCGCGGCTAA
- a CDS encoding amino acid aminotransferase: MLGHLPAQSPDAILQLSEQLRVDPRPNKIDLGVGVYKDASGATPIMRAVKQAEQTLWNAETTKTYTSLPGDPDFLAAMRQLVLGDDFPGNRVASIATPGGTGAVRLGFDLVRMARPDARVFVTGPTWGNHLSILSYLGMEAVPFRYFNAATHGVDTAGMLADLAQLREGDVVLLHGCCHNPTGADLGADDWRALIDVINAAGAVPMVDLAYLGFGEGLDADAAATRAICAACPEVLIAVSCSKNFGIYRERTGILMAVMQDTGAHTLAQGALTHLNRQTYSFPPDHGARLVAMVLRDAELRADWQAELDDMRATMLSLRGALVQELRARSNSDRFDFIAQHRGMFSMIGASLAQVMQMRDAHAIYMARDSRINIAGLNMHDVPILAAAMLEAGL; the protein is encoded by the coding sequence ATGCTGGGCCACCTGCCTGCCCAATCCCCCGACGCTATCCTGCAACTAAGCGAGCAGTTGCGCGTCGATCCGCGCCCGAACAAGATTGACCTCGGCGTTGGTGTCTACAAGGACGCCAGCGGCGCGACCCCAATCATGCGGGCCGTGAAACAGGCCGAGCAGACGCTGTGGAACGCCGAGACGACCAAAACCTACACCTCCCTGCCCGGCGATCCCGACTTTCTGGCAGCGATGCGCCAGCTTGTGCTGGGGGACGATTTTCCCGGTAATCGTGTCGCCTCAATCGCCACGCCCGGCGGCACCGGGGCGGTGCGGCTGGGGTTTGATCTGGTGCGCATGGCGCGCCCAGACGCGCGTGTGTTCGTGACAGGCCCGACATGGGGCAACCATCTGAGCATCCTCAGCTATCTGGGGATGGAGGCCGTGCCGTTTCGCTATTTCAACGCCGCCACGCATGGTGTCGATACCGCTGGCATGCTCGCCGATCTCGCGCAGCTGCGCGAGGGCGACGTCGTGCTGCTGCATGGATGCTGTCATAACCCCACTGGTGCCGATCTCGGGGCAGATGACTGGCGCGCGCTGATCGACGTGATTAACGCCGCCGGGGCCGTGCCGATGGTTGATCTGGCTTACCTTGGCTTCGGCGAAGGGCTGGACGCCGACGCTGCGGCGACCCGCGCTATCTGCGCCGCCTGCCCCGAAGTGCTGATCGCCGTCAGTTGCTCCAAGAATTTCGGCATCTACCGCGAGCGGACCGGCATCCTGATGGCCGTGATGCAGGACACAGGCGCGCATACCCTCGCCCAAGGCGCGCTGACGCATTTGAACCGGCAGACATATTCGTTCCCGCCCGATCATGGCGCGCGGTTGGTCGCCATGGTGCTACGCGACGCTGAATTGCGCGCCGATTGGCAGGCCGAGCTGGACGATATGCGCGCCACCATGCTGTCGCTTCGTGGCGCGCTGGTACAGGAGTTGCGCGCGCGGTCGAACTCGGACCGCTTCGATTTTATCGCGCAGCATCGCGGCATGTTCTCGATGATCGGGGCCAGCCTGGCGCAGGTCATGCAGATGCGCGACGCGCACGCAATCTACATGGCGCGTGACAGCCGTATCAACATCGCGGGGCTGAACATGCACGATGTGCCAATCCTCGCCGCTGCGATGCTTGAGGCCGGTCTCTGA